One window of Nicotiana tomentosiformis chromosome 11, ASM39032v3, whole genome shotgun sequence genomic DNA carries:
- the LOC138901250 gene encoding uncharacterized protein yields the protein MTPNELKYSLIEKLCLALVFAIQKLKHYFQAHVIHLVSRANPIKFVMSKPVLNDRLGKVVPPISTIRDCVHPTKKAMKGQALADFLANHPIPDDWELIDELPDDDAMKLIGWLGNVTLQHMPRKENKKADALAALASTLTLPGQTQIIIYQKWIVPPDENEDEESNLEHLVAVTEAEKGKMKQLKLCKRHTLEFVDVVGPLPKSSRGHLYILAATGYFSKWAKAVALKEVKKENIVNFIRVNIIYHFRIPSYIIIDNGKPFNNKLMTKICGLFGFKQRNSSMYYAAANGLAEAFNKTLCNLLKKVISKKEIGMTEWKKLCGHIG from the exons ATGACCCCAAATGAGCTGAAGTATTCTCTAATCGAAAAGTTGTGTCTGGCATTGGTTTTCGCAATTCAAAAgctgaagcactactttcaagctcatgtcaTCCATCTCGTCTCAAGGGCGAACCCGATCAAGTTTGTTATGTCAAAACCTGTCCTCAATGATCGATTAGGCAAGGTGGTacctccaatttcaacaattcgAGATTGTGTACATCCCACAAAAAAAGCTATGAAAGGACAAGCTTTGGCAGATTTCTTGGCAAATCATCCAATACCTGATGATTGGGAGTTGATTGATGAACTACCTGATGACGATGCAATG AAATTGATTGGATGGCTTGGCAATGTAACTCTTCAGCATATGCCAAGGAAGGAAAATAAGAAAGCTGACGCCTTAGCTGCTCTAGCTTCGACATTGACTCTGCCCGGCCAGACACAAATTATTATCTACCAAAAATGGATAGTACCACCAGATGAGAACGAGGATGAAGAAAGCAATCTCGAGCATTTGGTAGCCGTCACTGAAGCTGAGAAG GGGAAGATGAAGCAACTCAAGCTATGCAAGAGGCACACTCTGGAGTTTGTGG atgttgttggaccactaccAAAATCTTCTAGAGGACATctatacatcttggctgcaactggttacttctcaaaatgggccaAGGCCGTCGCACTCAAGGAAGTGAAGAAAGAGAATATTGTAAACTTCATTCGAGTGAACATCATATATCATTTCAGAATTCCTAGTTATATAATAATAGATAATGGCAAACCGTTCAATAACAAATTGATGACCAAGATCTGTGGACTttttggcttcaagcaacgtaaTTCGTCAATGTATTATGCTGCTGCAAATGGACTAGCCGAAGCATTTAACAAGACACtttgcaacttgttaaagaaggTCATCTCCAAGAAAGAGATTGGCATGACAGAATGGAAGAAGCTTTGTGGGCATATCGGATGA
- the LOC104105092 gene encoding DNA repair protein RAD51 homolog, with protein sequence MEQQQRNQKTMQQEQNEELDDVQHGPFPVEQLQASGIAALDVKKLKDAGICTVESVCYAPRKELLHIKGISEAKVDKIIEAASKLVPLGFTSASQLHAQRLEIIQITSGSKELDKILEGGIETGSITEIYGEFRSGKTQLCHTLCVTCQLPLDQGGGEGKAMYIDAEGTFRPQRLLQIADRFGLNGADVLENVAYARAYNTDHQSRLLLEAASMMVETRFALMIVDSATALYRTDFSGRGELSARQMHLAKFLRSLQKLADEFGVAVVITNQVVAQVDGSAVFAGPQIKPIGGNIMAHASTTRLALRKGRAEERICKVVSSPCLAEAEARFQISPEGVTDVKD encoded by the exons GCATCAGGGATTGCAGCCCTAGACGTGAAAAAACTCAAGGATGCCGGTATATGCACGGTTGAATCTGTTTGTTATGCGCCAAGAAAGGAGCTTCTGCATATAAAAGGAATTAGTGAAGCTAAAGTCGACAAGATAATTGAGGCAG CTTCAAAATTAGTGCCTTTGGGGTTCACTAGTGCCAGCCAACTCCATGCACAGAGGCTTGAAATTATTCAGATAACTTCTGGATCAAAAGAGCTTGACAAGATATTAGAAG GAGGAATCGAAACTGGATCCATTACTGAAATTTATGGGGAGTTCCGATCTGGAAAAACTCAGCTGTGTCACACACTGTGTGTCACTTGTCAA ctTCCGTTAGATCAGGGAGGTGGTGAGGGGAAAGCAATGTACATTGATGCTGAAGGTACTTTCAGGCCGCAAAGACTTCTACAAATTGCAGACAG GTTTGGATTGAATGGTGCTGATGTTCTGGAGAATGTAGCCTATGCTCGAGCTTATAATACTGATCATCAATCAAGGCTTCTGCTGGAAGCAGCTTCAATGATGGTGGAGACCAG GTTCGCTCTTATGATTGTGGACAGTGCTACAGCCCTTTATAGGACTGATTTCTCAGGGAGAGGAGAGTTGTCTGCTAGGCAGATGCATCTTGCAAAGTTTCTTAGAAGCCTTCAGAAGTTAGCAGATGAG TTTGGTGTTGCTGTTGTTATTACTAATCAAGTCGTTGCTCAAGTGGATGGTTCTGCTGTTTTTGCTGGGCCTCAAATAAAACCGATTGGTGGCAACATCATGGCACATGCTTCTACAACGAG ACTAGCTCTGCGGAAGGGTAGAGCGGAGGAGCGGATTTGTAAAGTAGTCAGTTCTCCTTGTCTAGCTGAAGCTGAAGCAAGATTTCAAATATCTCCTGAAGGGGTCACTGATGTAAAGGACTAA